A genome region from Setaria italica strain Yugu1 chromosome III, Setaria_italica_v2.0, whole genome shotgun sequence includes the following:
- the LOC101779444 gene encoding uncharacterized protein LOC101779444, whose amino-acid sequence MDGYSSLASSLPVAVVAVDGHHGARGARPSMELTNTKETKAWEGLAIGAVTLARTFSTGSHRFCRSGSERRSRSRSGLPSALRRAFSMRRFHPAGPGGCGAGDGYWRIHDMDGDSDRGDDTVEEHGENEAAAGEEAENKKAEQQRDEDAANSAVAEKEDAEGRTTTTKKKRGGILKACRKLFRL is encoded by the coding sequence ATGGATGGCTACAGCAGCCTCGCGTCGTCCCttccggtggcggtggtggcggtggacggGCACCACGGGGCGAGGGGGGCGAGGCCATCGATGGAGCTGACCAACACCAAGGAGACCAAGGCGTGGGAGGGGCTGGCCATCGGCGCGGTGACGCTGGCCCGGACCTTCTCCACGGGCTCCCACCGGTTCTGCAGATCCGGCAGCgagaggaggagccggagccggagcggcCTGCCGAGCGCGctgaggcgggccttctccatGCGGCGCTTCCACCCCGCGGgccccggcggctgcggcgccggGGACGGGTACTGGAGGATCCACGACATGGACGGGGACAGCGACCGCGGCGATGACACGGTGGAGGAGCACGGCGAGAacgaagcggcggcgggcgaggaggcggagAACAAGAAGGCGGAGCAGCAGCGGGACGAAGATGCTGCGAACTCCGCAGTAGCGGAGAAGGAGGATGCCGaggggaggacgacgacgacaaagAAGAAGCGGGGGGGCATCTTGAAGGCGTGCAGGAAGCTCTTCCGGTTGTAA